The region CGAGGTATTTTGAATCTTCGTTCATGAATGCAGCAAAAGGAGCCAAACACAACGGACCCTCGGGAACGAAAACGACCTCATCGCCATACAGTGTATCTTTGATAGGATCAATGATAATTTCGTTCAGGATGTGCAGCGAACTTTTCTGAAAACAATGGGATTTGGTCCCAGTCATCTCTTCCGAAGAGGGGCTTTCATCTGAAGCATTTACAACCCTCTCCACATCCAAGGAACGATCCTCACACTTGACAGCAGCTCTTACATCAATTTCTTTCCAAGTCTTCTTCATCAAAGACAGCAAAAATGTGTTGGTCTCGTGATCACAACTCtcgatttcttttcttctcaACTGAACAGCTTTTCCTTTCTGGAAAACCCAGAAAAACACTTCTTTCTTCACCAGTGCCATAAAAACTGTGCTCGACGGAATACACTCCAATAAATCGTCGAGAGTTTCACTTGTGGTTCCTGCATCAGTTGGTTTTTCTTCAGACGCGTAATTCAACTGCAAGAGATCTTTAAGAGCTTGGGCACGCCCTTGCTCAGCGGCCTCAACAGCCTCCATGATTTTTCCTTGCTCCACTAACAGATACCACAAACTCACGTAGACAGTGTGACGCGTGTCGCGTAAGCTCATTTTCCACTCATCATTAAACCCAAGATGAGTCCTAACGTCATTAAATACAGCTACACTTTGATGATAGCAATTGGTAGCCTCGCTCAAAGATCCCAGCGCTTGATAGACTTCACCGCGATTGAAAGATGCTACTCCAACGCCAACTTTGTCCCCCACTCGTTTGGATATTTCCATATAATGATCATGGCACTCCATGGCTTTCTGGTAATTACCTAGACGAAAGTAGGACACACCGAGACCACTGTAGGCTTTTCCTTCATTCTCAACTGCGCCGCTTTCTTTGGCGATTTCTAAGAAGCGTTTGAAAAATTCTATAGCTTTGGTAAAATCTCTGCGACTGTAATGAGCCCGACCTAAATTACCAAGAGCGATTCCTTTACCCGCCTTATCTCCCATTTCTTCTGCTATTTGCTTGCAGcgttcatggtactctatggccTCCGGATAATTCCCCAAACTATCATAAGCGCTGCCTAAGCTGCCATACgcttttccttcatttgcttTGTCTCCCACATTCTTTGCGAGTTTTAGGTGCCATTCGTAGTACTCTACTGCTTTTTGGAAATCACCCAAACCATGATAACAGTTGCCTAAATTTCCATATGCAACGCCCTCTCCAGAGATGTCACCCAGTTTTTTAGCAATCTCAAGGTCACGTTTGTGATattcaatggcttgtttaaaatctccAAGACTGTCATACGCGTTGCCCAAGTTAGCGTATGCCACTCCTTCATCCGCCACGTCTCCTATCCGCTTTGCGATTTCAAGAAGACGTTCGTCGTAGTCGATAGCTTTCCGGAAATCCCCGAGATTGTGATAGGCAGCGCCAAGGTTACCGTACGCTTTACCCTCACCGTAAACATCTCCGACTTCCGTCGAAATTTTAAGGTGTAGTTCGTGGTAACGTATAGCCTCTCGGATGTTTCCAAGACTGTAGTAAGCGTTGCCGAAGTTTCCATAAATTTTTCCTTCCGTGGCTTTATTTCCAAGTTGTTTTGCAGTCTCCAAGGCCCTGTCCAGGAAATGTATGGCTTTTTGAAAGTCTCCAAGTTCCATGTACGCGTTGCCCAGATTGCAACATGCCGTTGCTTGTGAATCAGTGACCCCTGTGTTTTTGGCGATTTCCAGTTGTAGCTCATGATAGTGTATGGCCTTCTTTAAATCACCAAGACGACGACAAGCGATGCCTAGATTGCCATATGCTGTACCCTCAGAGTGCAAGTTTCCAACATCCTTTGCGATTTCTAATTGCCGCTTAAGGTAGACTACTGCCTTGCTGGAATCGCCGAGATTTTGATAGACGGTGGCCAAGTTGCCAAGGACCTTTCCTTCACCCGCCAGATCTCCCACTTTTTTGACGATTGTCAAATACCTTTGTAGGTAATCTTTGGCCTTTGTGAAGTCACCGAGATTTAAATAAGCAACGCCAAGGTTGTTATACGCCATTCCTTCACTAGCAACGTCACCCACTACTTTTGCTATTTCAAGGTGACGTTCATGGTAGACCAAGGCTTTTTGGAAATCTCCCATATCGTGGTAAACATTACCTATGTTACAATAAGCGCTTCCCTCACCAGACACATTTCCCAACTCTTGTGAGATTTCAAGGTCGAGTTTATGATAGTCTAGGGCTTTTTTTAAGTCACCAAGACGGTGATAGTCACTGCCCAGGTTACAATACATCTCTCCTTCCCCAGCAACGTCGTTGATATCTTTCGACATTTGCAAACTCCACTCGTGGTACTCTACGGCTTTTCTGAAATCTCCGAGATTGTAATAAACGCTGCCGAGATTACCGTAAGCGTTTCCTTCACTTTTCGTGTCTCCCACACTCGTTGCGATTTCCAAGGAACGCTCGTGATAATCTATTGCCTTTTTAAAATATCCAAGACTGCAGTAATTGACGCCAAGATGACTGTAAGCTATTCCTTCCCCTCTAACGTCTCCCAGGTCTTTGGCGATTTGCAGGTCTCGCGTGTGGTACGATATGGCTCTTTTGAAATCGCCGAGGCCGTAATAAGCGTTGCCTATATTACAACAAGCCCTACCTTCTGCCACCAAGTCCTTCAAATCTTTTGCTATTTCATGATCGCGTTCATGGTATTCTttagcttttttaaaatttccacgCCTCTGATAGGCATTACCTAAACTGACACATGCCAAACCCTCGCTTCTTTTGTCTCCAGTCTCCTCTGCAAGTTTTAGCTTCCGCTCATGATCTTCTATGTCTGCATTGAAATAAGGGTGGCAGCCTCCTGGTTGACCAAAAGTATTACACCTGTTGCTTGTACCTGGGTCGAATTGGGTCACATTAGCGCCTTTTCTCTAAAAGAAGAAATGAAAACAGTAGTTCATGTTCGATTTGGAATTTTCATACTACGTACATGTATTGCGTTAGAACTTAATAAGGTTTCCGAAATGTGAAAAACATACAAGGTCACCATGTTAATTTtaagatattttccaaaaagtGAATTTTGGAGGGTTTTTTTTATCAGCGCTGTACCGTTGGCATGGCAACAATTGGGTACTCGCGGATACCCCTAAAAAAATTGCCTGACAATAGCATTTGATTGATATCAAAACGTTCATTTTCCATTGGGAACCCACTGTGACCTGTGGAGGACCCTTTGGAGCCTCCTTAATAATGATTGTTCTGTTTTCGAAGGAGAGAAGAGATCCTCCACCTAGCTGGACAATTTCAGGTGTCTTCAACGGGATTCATTTCAGTTGTCTATAGGAGACACTTGCTGAAattgagttaactgaatagagtgtaatgtgaagtgctagatttctatcccatatgaaccatgtgagcgttagccctactgatggaaatgggcccacacaaggacagagaaaaactctgaccagggtgggatttcccagggttcatttcccaccctggtcagagtttttctctgtccttgtgtgggcccatttccatcagtagggctaacgctcacatggttcatatgggatagaaatctagcacttcacattacactctattcagttaactctgtttaaaatataagtgctacacggccaacgtttgtataaacgtaacctttccttgtacttgctTAAATTGTCGAGCTCAGTGCGTGGTTCACGGCTTCTTTCATCTATAACTCGTGCCGGTTTCCTACATTTTGTTCTAGCTGTTTTCGGAATTGTCTTTTTTAGAATACGTAAGCGAAGTGGGTGTTAACTAACTTGCTAGCTAAGTGCGTTTCCAATATAACAAAAGACTAAGAAAAGAATGAAACTAAAATGTGAatgtaaggtaaagtctgcttacgtgccaagtggcccattaggccggagcttatcccggtttctgtagcatgaagcgaataggagtatttctactcccccctggatgggatactAGTCCaacgcagggctacccccagtattaaattcgccggtacccatttatacacctgggtggagagaggcaccgtgagagtaaagtgtcttgccaagaagacaacacaatgtccccggccagggcccgaacccggaccaatcgctccggagtcgagcgcactaaccatgaggccctGCGCCTCCCAAAATGTGAATGTGACTCAGATAAAATCCATAGATTCCTCTCACTGTCTCAGTTTTTGACAAGTCCTCCATCTTGTTTTTCCCTTGCAGATTTGGTCGTCGGCCTTGTTCTTCGACAAAGCTGATCCTTAACTCAAGTAGCTGCTGATTATTCTTGTCGATCTTATCTTTGTCaagatttttctcaaaaatttaaCTGTTAAAACGACTGCAATTGATCGAAAAGTGCTCGTGAAAGGAACATGAACAGGGAGGTTTACCACGCGACGTCTTTGAGACGCGGACTGCAACCGGAAATGAAAATTTCGCATGCCTGGAGAGTAGtcccagatttttaacctaATCATCTCTAACGGAAGAAAGCCGGAaacttagcaatataaaggtagcagtgacaagacaagttaaagtGGAAAACAGCCCACTTTCGCTTGCtgtccgcggctcaaaaactTCGCATGCTTAAACTCCCGAATAACCATCAAAGTGGAAACTATGGATATTACGTCACGACAGATTTGGCTAGGTAAAGTTTCGAATGATTTTCAGGTGTGGTGTATTTTCTAGTACACCACTTCTGTTCAAACGGAATAAATCATCAATGTCAAGTTATTATGAAGGATACTTCCAATCCTTTATCACACCAAGTGATGGCTTCCTCAAGTCGATTCAGCTGAACACAAGCTCTTGCACCTAGTAGATAGATGACCTTTACTTAAACACGATGAAAATTAAAGATataagcttgtggggtcgtgtataagTAATTAAATCGTAAAGTAAATCATAATTTTGTGAGAGAAAATATCACTACATTATTAAGTATTTTTCAAGATTGTTAACTCATAAATTATCATTTAAATAGTAGAATCAAACTTAATTCTATGACATAAAATATCGCTAAAGTTATGCATAGGTAATCATACCGTTCTAATGTTAAGAATATTTACAAGATTGTCGACTAATAAATCAccaattgtaaataaaatcggCATTTCTGTACCGCGTAGTTGAGGCGGAGGTAGTGTCGAatttaaaatccttaaaataaTCTTTTGTTCTTATTAGATTCAGGTCTTTATTGCTTTAATGCGAAATTCCGTTCTCGTTAAAACAGATCGCACTCTACAGAGCGGTGCTTCCGTAAGCCAGCGAATCCTTCATGAATCTAGTTTCGAATCTTGGAAATGATAAGCAGTCCCCACCCCGTTATGAATATCCATTTCGTCtttctatgtaaatatttttagacaacaaTTCAGGCAGGCGCTCATTGTGTGCTTTAAAAATGGTAGGCCACCGATAGTTGGCAAGCACCTTTTTTGAAGACATGTCTCTAGGTAAGTTAAAGATGATTCGAGATGCTCTACAATGAAGTCTTTCAATCGAATCGAGTAGGTTTGAGTCACAACACGCCCCGCACATAACAAGTTCGTATttgactgagggtaaaataaccTTAAATTAAAAGTCTCGTTAAACGCTTTTTGGCAAGAATTTAGATCGTTTTAACATGTCCAGTTTGGTAACAACACTCTTTTTAACATCCATCACATCTGTATCCCAGGTTAACTTGTGGTCAATTGTCAAACCTAACACGCGTGCATTTTATACTGGAGTCGCCCAATAACATCGGGGCAATCGGCTCCATTGGGATTCCCCTACAAAGCAGCATTGCTTCACTCTTTCCTGGATGGAGAGTGCATAatcggcgtgggtgggtgggtcgtgagTCGTGGGTTGTGTGTCGTTGGTCCctaaccttaaccctaaccctttttaatcaacgactggaaattctcgaaacagacaagaccttAGACCTTAAGAGCGTGAGGGTgtgaattgaacccacgaccttcgggttagatcactgctactctaccgactgagctacaaggtcagacgggagcaggccgtgggaactgaagatgttaaagtcacggcaatgaacatgcacAAGTACAAgcaaggattacgtttttgcaaacgttggccgtgtagcacttacatttgaacagacttaactgattagagtgtaatttgaagtgctagttttctacccccatatgaaccatgaaccatgtaatccttccttgtatttgtacatgttcattgccgtgactcaacatcttcagttcccacggcctgctcccgtctgaccttgtagctcagtcggtagagcagcagtgatctaacccgaaggtcgtgggttcaattcccaccctggtcaacAACGTGAAGtaaccaaattcaaggttttgacgacaacgttagcaTACAACAGTAAATCCCTAGGGCGCAATGGTTTTCTTTCATATGAAACCAAAACATAACTGCTTGTTGATACAATGTCATAGAGTCATGTCAGTCCTTGTATATAGTACAGTTTCTTGAAGTATTGAAATTGGTTTGAGACTCCTTAAGGGTGACAACATCACAAATATAATCTTTAACGGCAGTTAAAAACTCCTGGACTTTTCTTAGGCTTCAGTACAACTACTCAGGTATCTAGCAGTCATCGTTTGCTAAGAAAGTCGTTTCATGTCCACTTTGCCAATATGGGACTTCCATATTCCAAGATAATGCAGAGGCAAGAGCTTTTTTAAGGGTATTTTCAACATCCGTGGCCAAAATAGGAAATGTGGCAGAGGGGGAACGGGAGACAGTCGAGAAAAAGATATGAAGGAACAGTAGAGGGCGGACTGGCTATACCCTAAAGAAGGTGTTCGTTAAAAGGGCTGCCTTTATATAAGCCGCACACTCGCAGCGCATAAAAACTGCAACAGCCGACGTGGTGTTTAATCGAGAACACAAGGTAGCGACTGAAAGAGATGTGTCTCTTACTGACACAGGTCAAAGCGCGAAACAGTGTTAAAAGTCCAGGTACGCCGAGGCGAGAGAAGAAGATAATGAATGAACGAAGGACGGAAGGATCGAATGAACGAGCGCAcaaacgaacgaacgaacgaacgaacgaacgaatcaaccaatcactgaaccAACAAACTAACAAGCGAACGAACGAATGACGAAAGAGAcgaaagaacaaacaaactaacgGAAGGATAGATAGACAAATAACTGGATGTATAAATTAGCGAAACTTACCCCGAACAATTGTCTTGACAAAGGAAGGCTGTAATTCAACAGCAATCTTTGCGTCCCTCAGTGAATCGTGGTAGTTACCTGGGAGAGAGGAGTGGAGATAGACTTAAATTGATAAGAAAAGGTCTACCTGTATGGCAGGTTTAATACTCTGCGTGTGAAAAGGATGAGAACCTGTGCGGCTCGCGTGGGTACGTGTTCTCTCGTAAGCACTCCGCCTTATCATTTTGCCGCTATGTTGCGGGCTATCTAACGCCTGAACTAGCGCCTTAACAGCAAGAAGACTGCGAAGGCGAATCGTACTTGTATTTATACAACTAAAATTATATTCGCCTGGTTGACAAAGAGAAAATCAATCGGGTCTAAAACGTCTCTTGCCAAGAAACAAGTTTTGAAGAAGTTGGGCTGGTATTTTCAAAAACGGTACATCTTGAATCGAAATGTAGCTTTCTGATCGCGTATGATACACCCCCGAATACTCGGTCCATTTCATAAAAACAGCAATTCCATTTTTTTCACCGAGAACCTAATATAAAAAGCGAAGGACCTTACAAATTCCTCACCAAGTTTAAAATGGGCTGCCGACCTGTTCCTGTAAAGTTTGGCCTTTAATTCACCATCTTTGCAACGCACTTTGATGCCTTCTGAGTAAAGGTGAATCGCATTATTTGAGTCCTTCTTTTTTAATTCATCGTCGCCTTCATTCTTGAAAAGCTCTGCTATTGCTGAAACAACGAAAGTTAAAACAAAGGCATTTGGAGCGTTAATTCATTTCCTGAAACACCGGCACTTTTGTATGTCCGAGTCccacctttttttaaattttaaatcttaaaaCCTCGACTTAtgtgaaaaaattaaatgtttcaGCAAGATCTATCATAACATAGTCATTTAATGGTAAACGCCTTTGACATTAGTGTACTTAGTGGTAGTTAAAATGAGTATATCTCTTAAGCGGGACACTTCAGACTGAGACCCGTTGCTATAACAACCCCATGTAATAGCCGTGACGTCATTCTTAACCTGTTTTCAAAAACCATAACCTGGCTCTCATTGGTTCAAATGCCTGGCGGGCGGTTTTTAGATAGATAGGTGCGCGTCCGTTGAAAAGAAGTCAAAGAACTCCACTGGAAGAAGAGTCAGATACTAAGATTTGGCATAAGGGTATCCTATCCGGAAAACATGGGTTCAAAGACATGTATTTCAGATAAGAAGAGAAAATGATTAAAAGTCCGGGAGTACGTTCAGTATTGGGAAAAGAGGAATAgtccacttcggaaaataccataatactctttgcttgtaccccaaaattttgcacaactattgtttttgttttctcttgggaccattgtaagtcccaagagcaactggaaacaatgcttatgcaaaatttggagggacaaacaaagaatattatggtattttccgaagtggcctataaaGAGTgaaaacttaaactcaaggacaaGACCTCCCCCGAGAGGCCTTCTTGATGGGGAAAAGGGAGAGAGATTCAAAATCTTTAAGCGTTAGTTACCCGTTGATCAAAACGGACGACAACGCGCGCATTCACGTTTCAGTTAAATGGTTTGCAATTGGCGCGACCTTTTGTAAGCCGATGACAAAACATTGCTATCTCGATCGCATAATTACTTTTAATGCTCATTATAAATCGAACTGAAAACTGAATAAAGTGGGCAAAGGATTCCATCGGCCAACTTTTAAGGTCACACCTTCACTGATACAGTTTTGCGTTTCTAGTTCGCAATTCTTTCCCGTGAACTGCACAGCTAACTGACTCATTTTTTTTACGAGTACCTATTAGGCATATATAATaaggaccttaagatctacgacggcgacttcaacgaaaacgtcacctcgaaatatcactttgctttatcataatttttcgcggttattctatatcgttcacttcttacaatttgggcgcagtgtcctaaaaataaatttgtacgagcagttacaaagtgaaaatagagaatgaaagattctctgttgcatgcaacaaaacctcaaatttggtaatttcacgtcgtcctaACGCAGAGTACAGCAAGAATCTGTCCTAAAATCCGCGCTGCACgtgcacgattatttatgctcttttaatcAATGgtatcattgttttgcgccgttgttgttgccgtcgccgtcgtaaaatcttaagctccctaattttcTGTGCAGGGAACCGGCGATCGACGCATTTATTTGACGGCCAATGCTCATACAAACACTTAAACACCTACCGGTTTTGATTACTAAAAAAGTACGTTTTTATAAACTGTAACAAGAGCGATCTGCTCACTAACATAATTGCTTATTAGACAGTCGAAGGTAATTAGGCGATTGCAGTAGGCCATCTCCaaattcatgtctgcctcctcttcaaagcgagtctaagtacggagtctttgtgatggtaattattCTACTTTATATGAATGATGAcgaattttcataagaaaaaaaatcgcacTTACATTTGCTTTGAAGAACAGACAGACATGAAcgtggaattgctacgaatttggattggttcatcgCGCTGTGTGCACCTGccgtgattggtcgaagtaattactttggtatttgttttacgacactcaattgaaaaccgctccaatCTTGAATCATGTTTCCTTCACTTCTTACTTCTTAAATTGACGTCGTTGGCATCTTCCTCCGGTGCGACTTCAGTCATTGATCGTGTGTTGGATGATTTACTCGCATCTTTCACTTCGGCCTTATCTTGTGACTTGGTTATTTCCTTGAGAGACCTCTCCTTTAGCTCCAATAAATTCCGCTTCTCGTTGTCAATCTAGTCAGATGAGTTAAGCTTAAAATAGACTAACTAAAAAGtgcaaggaaggattacgtttttgcaaacgttggccgtataACACTTATATtagaacagacttaactgattagagtgtaatgtgaagtgctaagtttctaccccatgtgagcgttagccctaccgatggaaatgggcccacacaaggacagagaaaaactctgagcagggtgggaattgaacccacgaccttcgggttaaatcACCGCtgttctaccgactgagctacaaggtcagacgggagcaggccgtgggaactgaagatcttagtcacggcaatgaacatgtacaagtaaaaggaaggattacgtttttgcaaacgttggccgtgtagcacttatatttgaacatttccatcagtagggctaacgctcacatgattcatatggggtagaaacgtagcacttcacattacactctaatcagttaagtctgttttaACTAAAAAGTGAACGACTTTGGCTTTATTTTCTCTGCAAAAGCGTCAAATCTTTGTTGAAACAACTTGCGTAAGTAGCATTCCGTTCGTAAGATGTTACGCTGGGTCGAAAAGGTCGGGCTCCCGTTGTTAACTGGCGTAGTCATTATTCAGCGAATAAGCGCATCAGCTATTTATCCAGCGGAAAGCGCTATCCGCCGTTAATTCGAAAACCTCTACCtgcaatcctagacaaaacccTTGGGACACTTGAGCTAAAATGGTTGAAAATGAACATATGTTAAGGCCATCTATCATAAAGTCCCCTCttccccttttcaatgttgattggAATCCGCGAAACATTCTGAAATGCTGCAGTTTGTTTCAACATTTCTAGGGGAAGGGCACTTAGGAGGCCATTATGAGGGGAACTGATTATAAAGAGAGTGAGTTTTAATCgagtttcgtaaaaccaaaaccaaagtaattaatttggccaatcaaaaaggatggagacaatccggcaaaccaatcaaaactcgaagtaattacatgtagccgacacaaggcgcgggaaaatgtgcacgcgcgaaccacgattggttttggttttacttttgattggctgaaaaagtggcgcaagaactttgaaccaatcactgagtgaagtaatcataaaccaaagcaattcgctttcgacactcaattgaaaaccgccctaTACTGTAAACCTTTAATAAAAGCGATTTTTGCGCTCATTGTTAAAAGTGTCCCAAGAAATTTTgtcctggggccggttgctcgaagccctgttagcgctaaccgttgatttagaggtatcaaaacctataggtttccatggtatttaacgctggttagcgcaaaccatgcttcgagcaaccaggGCCAGGATTGTGGGTAGCATGTATGGATCATAAGGGCTAACAAATACTCAGTTAAAATGCAACTATTCCAACAAACGAAACCTAGCAAATTTGATGTATATACATAATTTTGGAGTACTTTTTGCTACTCAGGCACCCATCCCTTTACTGCACATACTCCGCGCCAAGGCATACCCGGTACACACCTTGAGCCGACTGCGGGATCACTTCACGGATAAAATTATAGAGAGGGAGAAACGACTCATTTGTTCTCGGAAcaattttatttccaaatttctgcaaaatctaATGACGGGTTTGGCGAGAAATTTAGTAAAACAGCCAACAGTTGTTGGTCTCAAATTAATGCGCACGCGCAGTATATTTATTTTCACTTCTAAAGCACCATGACGTTTACAAAATGGGAGCGAATTTACATCGAATTTCCAAGACCATCGCGCCAAAGTCGCGAAACAggatttggtttttttttgctttttctaaATACGCGCCGTCCTTCAAAACTGCGTTCAGCCACTTTAAATTCTTTACATATCACTTTGCTTGAATTCAATTAAGACTGTGAACTTGTTTTTAGCGTATCTAATTGTTCTAAATTGTTGATGACAAATAaagattagagcggttttcaattgagtgtcgaaagtaattagcgaattgcattggttttgcattacttcactcagtgattgcttcaaagttctcgcgccactttttcaaccaatcaaaagtgaaaccaaaaccaatcgtgtctCGCACGTGCACATGTTCCcccgctttgtgtcggttaattacgtgtaattacttcgagttttgattggtttactggattgactccgtcctttttgattggccaaagcaattactttagttttggttttacgacactccatTGAACCTCGCTCTAACTATTGCTCTGTCAGCATTCACAAACTAAAAGGATACTGCCAATCCCTTGTCACACCAAGTAACGGCTTCCTCAAACTCTCTCAGCTCAAAACACGCTCTTGCACCTAATAAAAACGGACCGAGTTTGGTATTAGCTTTTGGAAAAGTGGCGGAAAGAAACGATAAACGGAAATACGTCTGCCATGCAGGCTACTCGTGTAGCAAGTTGTACAAATCCCATAAAAGACTCAAAATGACGTAAACACCACGCCAGCTGTTCAACAAAAACTAAATATCTTCTTCTTATTCTTACATCACGCCATAATTTGTTAAACTGACCAATCGCGTGCGTGTTTAAAAAGTTCGTAAAATGCACTGAAAGGAATAACGTAAAGTGTCACGACGGCTCCTTTTGGttgaggtcacacttgaatGTTTAATTTGGTAAAGCGTGGTGGACATAGTTCAGATAAACCTATGGCAAGCCGCGCTTTCCCACGACGATCAGACGATCAGACTAAAAATTGAATCTACGctccttttttataagaacgtcttaTTTTGGGGCAGAGGCTGAACGTTCTCATTTTTTTGGCGATTTGAGCCTGAAGACGTTCTTAGCATGTTCTTAAAGTTGTGTGGTACAATGTATACTAAGTTCGGCTACAAACTGAGTTCAAGTTGTCCTTCAGTGTATCATGCAATAGACCATTcccgagttcatgcctgcctcctcttcaaagcgagtctaagtgcgaagtttttcttatgaaaattagttttcattcatatgtaaagtagaactaattaccatcacaaaaccttcgaacttagactcgctttgaagaggaggcagacatgaactcagaaatggcctatttttgATTcgcactcacgtgatcaacagccatatGAAAACGCATAATACcggagttcaattcccggaggattgggtcgggaaaccaacatggctgccgtatcTCTGTTTGAGGACACTAACATGGCaaccgtgacgtcatgtgataAACCACACTGATAATGTTAAAAAATGTCCCTAaatatttgagttaattgttcTGTTAGCCTTCAGTTTCATTTTACCATGAAAAAAACCCTGTATCCGAGGCTTTCGGCTGAAAATTCGAGTCTGCATCCTccataggccagtttcgtattctcacggttagactggatctacaatagcatgaaatggaggctaatgcgggggaaatAATTTCCATGTGAAAAGAATCCCCCAGATTAGCTTCCATTTCATGCTTAATACAAGCCGAaagttagaatac is a window of Montipora capricornis isolate CH-2021 chromosome 13, ASM3666992v2, whole genome shotgun sequence DNA encoding:
- the LOC138028604 gene encoding tetratricopeptide repeat protein 28-like; its protein translation is MAEKANGHEVTPVAHAGTLDSDEDTLKGKADAFLIKGNKTCRGKDFSEAIRLYTEGIEVNCKDELLKAKLYSNRAKAYFSFGNYIYSLEDAKVATELQPSFVLAYLSGARACFELREFEEAVTWCDKGLAIDNEKRNLLELKERSLKEITKSQDKAEVKDASKSSNTRSMTEVAPEEDANDVNLRTIAELFKNEGDDELKKKDSNNAIHLYSEGIKVRCKDGELKAKLYRNRSAAHFKLGNYHDSLRDAKIAVELQPSFVKTIVRGARACVQLNRLEEAITWCDKGLEIDKNNQQLLELRISFVEEQGRRPNLQGKNKMEDLSKTETRKGANVTQFDPGTSNRCNTFGQPGGCHPYFNADIEDHERKLKLAEETGDKRSEGLACVSLGNAYQRRGNFKKAKEYHERDHEIAKDLKDLVAEGRACCNIGNAYYGLGDFKRAISYHTRDLQIAKDLGDVRGEGIAYSHLGVNYCSLGYFKKAIDYHERSLEIATSVGDTKSEGNAYGNLGSVYYNLGDFRKAVEYHEWSLQMSKDINDVAGEGEMYCNLGSDYHRLGDLKKALDYHKLDLEISQELGNVSGEGSAYCNIGNVYHDMGDFQKALVYHERHLEIAKVVGDVASEGMAYNNLGVAYLNLGDFTKAKDYLQRYLTIVKKVGDLAGEGKVLGNLATVYQNLGDSSKAVVYLKRQLEIAKDVGNLHSEGTAYGNLGIACRRLGDLKKAIHYHELQLEIAKNTGVTDSQATACCNLGNAYMELGDFQKAIHFLDRALETAKQLGNKATEGKIYGNFGNAYYSLGNIREAIRYHELHLKISTEVGDVYGEGKAYGNLGAAYHNLGDFRKAIDYDERLLEIAKRIGDVADEGVAYANLGNAYDSLGDFKQAIEYHKRDLEIAKKLGDISGEGVAYGNLGNCYHGLGDFQKAVEYYEWHLKLAKNVGDKANEGKAYGSLGSAYDSLGNYPEAIEYHERCKQIAEEMGDKAGKGIALGNLGRAHYSRRDFTKAIEFFKRFLEIAKESGAVENEGKAYSGLGVSYFRLGNYQKAMECHDHYMEISKRVGDKVGVGVASFNRGEVYQALGSLSEATNCYHQSVAVFNDVRTHLGFNDEWKMSLRDTRHTVYVSLWYLLVEQGKIMEAVEAAEQGRAQALKDLLQLNYASEEKPTDAGTTSETLDDLLECIPSSTVFMALVKKEVFFWVFQKGKAVQLRRKEIESCDHETNTFLLSLMKKTWKEIDVRAAVKCEDRSLDVERVVNASDESPSSEEMTGTKSHCFQKSSLHILNEIIIDPIKDTLYGDEVVFVPEGPLCLAPFAAFMNEDSKYLGESFRVRVIPSLTSLKLIADCPADYHSKTGALLVGDPWVQEVDYQGCELSQLPCAREEVQMIGRILGAVPLIGEQATKEQVLKSLSSVALVHIAAHGKMGTGEIALAPNPSRKTQVPVEEDFLLTMRDVLNVQMRAQLVVLSCCHSARGEIKAEGVVGIARAFLGAGARSVLVSLWAIDDDATLGFMKIFYQLLLCGKSASEALNQTMKCMRESDQFQQVKHWAPFVLIGDDVTLVFGADN